The Juglans microcarpa x Juglans regia isolate MS1-56 chromosome 8S, Jm3101_v1.0, whole genome shotgun sequence genome has a window encoding:
- the LOC121244485 gene encoding nuclear poly(A) polymerase 1-like isoform X2: protein MERSGLMNRNNGQRLGITEPISLGGPTESDVIKTREIEKYLRDAGLYESPEEAVSREEVLGRLDQIVKIWVKAISRSKGLNEQLVQEANAKIFTFGSYRLGVHGPGADIDTLCVGPRHATRDEDFFGELFRMLSEMPEVMELHPVPDAHVPVMKFKFNGVSIDLLYAKLSLWVIPEDLDISQDSILQNADEQTVRSLNGCRVTDQILRLVPNIQNFRTTLRCMRLWAKRRGVYSNVAGFLGGINWALLVARICQLYPNALPNMLVSRFFRVYTQWRWPNPVMLCAIEEGSLGLQVWDPRRNPKDRFHLMPIITPAYPSMNSSYNVSSSTLRIMSEEFQRGSEICEAIEASKTDWDTLFEPYAFFEAYKNYLQTDITAANADDLRKWKGWVESRLRQLTLKIERHTYYMLQCHPHPEDFSDRSRAFHCCYFMGLQRKQGVPVNEGEQFDMRLTVKEFKHNVLMYSLWKPGMEISVSHVKRRDIPNFVFPGGIRPSRPSKVTWESRGSSELKFSGHAQDNSGVGTAVSKGTDNERKRKHVDDSLETNLRNTKCLAAVAPSTKECCPSVSARSSTSIKDDKMDTHRVEESGKEKSENDIPDSLGNTTNVVEVSSQNGQRNVSVRCNSPNKNPPADDATSSRETEKLAIEKILSGPYGAHQAVPEELDELEYDFEYRNQGKDIREKLKGGHLESSTENTAVAVPVTSSTGSACPNSLYSNGNSEELEPTELVAPLSNVTPAPVVQGKPLIRLSFTSLAKSTNKSL, encoded by the exons atggagcGCTCTGGATTGATGAATCGGAATAATGGGCAACGGTTAGGCATAACAGAACCAATTTCGTTAGGTGGACCGACTGAGTCCGATGTGATCAAGACCCGTGAAATCGAAAAG TATCTGCGAGACGCTGGATTGTATGAGAGTCCGGAAGAAGCTGTCAGTAGGGAGGAAGTGCTTGGAAGGCTTGACCAG attGTAAAGATTTGGGTCAAAGCAATCAGTCGTTCTAAGGGGTTGAATGAGCAACTCGTGCAAGAAGCAAACGCCAAGATTTTCACCTTTGGTTCCTATCGGCTAGGG GTGCATGGCCCTGGTGCAGATATAGACACGCTTTGTGTGGGACCAAGACATGCTACAAGAGAC GAAGATTTCTTTGGTGAGCTATTTAGAATGCTCTCTGAGATGCCTGAAGTAATGGAGTTGCACCCCGTGCCTGATGCTCATGTTCCAGTAATGAAATTTAAGTTCAATGGCGTGTCCATTGACCTTCTGTATGCAAAATTGTCACTCTGGGTTATTCCTGAA GACCTAGATATCTCGCAGGACTCAATACTACAGAATGCAGATGAACAGACAGTTCGTAGTCTCAATGGTTGTAGGGTCACTGACCAAATTTTGCGTTTGGTTCCAAATATTCAG AATTTCCGCACAACTCTGAGGTGCATGAGGTTATGGGCAAAACGTCGTGGTGTTTACTCAAAT GTTGCAGGGTTTCTTGGTGGTATAAACTGGGCTTTGCTGGTTGCTCGCATATGCCAGCTATATCCCAATGCGCTGCCCAATATGTTGGTGTCTCGATTCTTCAGGGTCTATACTCAGTGGCGTTGGCCAAACCCAGTAATGCTCTGTGCAATTGAAGAAGGATCTCTTGGACTTCAAGTTTGGGATCCTAGAAGGAATCCCAAAGACAGGTTCCATTTGATGCCTATAATAACTCCTGCTTACCCGTCCATGAACTCTAGCTACAATGTATCGTCAAGTACTTTGCGTATTATGTCAGAGGAGTTTCAGAGGGGTAGTGAGATATGTGAG GCTATTGAGGCAAGCAAGACAGATTGGGATACACTTTTCGAGCCTTATGCATTCTTTGAAGCATATAAGAATTATCTACAAACAGACATCACTGCAGCAAATGCTGATGATCTAAGAAAATGGAAAGGCTGGGTTGAGTCTCGCCTTCGTCAGCTAACATTGAAG ATCGAGAGACATACCTATTACATGCTTCAGTGCCACCCACACCCAGAGGATTTTTCAGACAGGTCTAGAGCTTTCCATTGTTGTTACTTCATGGGTTTGCAGCGAAAACAAGGAGTTCCAGTGAATGAAGGTGAACAGTTTGATATGAGGTTAACTGTCAAGGAATTTAAACACAATGTGCTTATGTACTCGTTGTGGAAGCCGGGGATGGAGATCAGTGTATCTCATGTAAAACGCAGGGATATACCCAACTTCGTATTTCCTGGTGGGATTCGACCTTCCCGCCCATCTAAAGTAACTTGGGAGAGTAGGGGGAGTTCGGAACTGAAATTTTCTGGTCACGCTCAAGATAATTCTGGTGTAGGTACAGCAGTTTCAAAAGGAACAGATAATGAAAGAAAGCGAAAGCATGTGGATGATAGTTTAGAGACTAACCTGAGAAACACAAAGTGCTTAGCTGCTGTGGCTCCATCTACCAAGGAGTGTTGCCCTTCTGTCAGTGCTAGAAGCTCGACTTCTATTAAAGACGACAAAATGGATACCCACAGGGTAGAGGAATCTGGAAAAGAGAAGTCTGAGAATGATATACCAGACAGCTTGGGAAATACAACAAATGTAGTGGAGGTTTCTTCTCAGAATGGTCAACGTAATGTATCAGTGAGATGCAATTCACCTAACAAAAACCCTCCTGCTGATGATGCAACAAGCTCTAGAGAAACAGAGAAGTTGGCAATTGAGAAGATTTTGTCTGGTCCATATGGAGCCCACCAAGCTGTCCCAGAAGAACTTGATGAGCTCGAATATGATTTTGAATATAGAAATCAAGGTAAAGATATTAGAGAAAAGTTGAAAGGTGGCCATTTGGAGTCTTCAACAGAAAATACAGCAGTTGCAGTGCCAGTAACCTCTAGCACTGGATCTGCTTGTCCCAACAGTTTATATTCCAATGGGAACTCAGAGGAGCTTGAG CCCACTGAACTTGTGGCGCCATTGTCAAATGTGACTCCAGCACCTGTGGTACAAGGGAAGCCACTAATCAG GTTGAGCTTCACTTCCTTGGCAAAATCTACTAACAAAAGCTTATAA
- the LOC121244485 gene encoding nuclear poly(A) polymerase 1-like isoform X1 has protein sequence MERSGLMNRNNGQRLGITEPISLGGPTESDVIKTREIEKYLRDAGLYESPEEAVSREEVLGRLDQIVKIWVKAISRSKGLNEQLVQEANAKIFTFGSYRLGVHGPGADIDTLCVGPRHATRDEDFFGELFRMLSEMPEVMELHPVPDAHVPVMKFKFNGVSIDLLYAKLSLWVIPEDLDISQDSILQNADEQTVRSLNGCRVTDQILRLVPNIQNFRTTLRCMRLWAKRRGVYSNVAGFLGGINWALLVARICQLYPNALPNMLVSRFFRVYTQWRWPNPVMLCAIEEGSLGLQVWDPRRNPKDRFHLMPIITPAYPSMNSSYNVSSSTLRIMSEEFQRGSEICEAIEASKTDWDTLFEPYAFFEAYKNYLQTDITAANADDLRKWKGWVESRLRQLTLKIERHTYYMLQCHPHPEDFSDRSRAFHCCYFMGLQRKQGVPVNEGEQFDMRLTVKEFKHNVLMYSLWKPGMEISVSHVKRRDIPNFVFPGGIRPSRPSKVTWESRGSSELKFSGHAQDNSGVGTAVSKGTDNERKRKHVDDSLETNLRNTKCLAAVAPSTKECCPSVSARSSTSIKDDKMDTHRVEESGKEKSENDIPDSLGNTTNVVEVSSQNGQRNVSVRCNSPNKNPPADDATSSRETEKLAIEKILSGPYGAHQAVPEELDELEYDFEYRNQGKDIREKLKGGHLESSTENTAVAVPVTSSTGSACPNSLYSNGNSEELEWAVLTVFTISLGLFFSPYFFSSAKPTELVAPLSNVTPAPVVQGKPLIRLSFTSLAKSTNKSL, from the exons atggagcGCTCTGGATTGATGAATCGGAATAATGGGCAACGGTTAGGCATAACAGAACCAATTTCGTTAGGTGGACCGACTGAGTCCGATGTGATCAAGACCCGTGAAATCGAAAAG TATCTGCGAGACGCTGGATTGTATGAGAGTCCGGAAGAAGCTGTCAGTAGGGAGGAAGTGCTTGGAAGGCTTGACCAG attGTAAAGATTTGGGTCAAAGCAATCAGTCGTTCTAAGGGGTTGAATGAGCAACTCGTGCAAGAAGCAAACGCCAAGATTTTCACCTTTGGTTCCTATCGGCTAGGG GTGCATGGCCCTGGTGCAGATATAGACACGCTTTGTGTGGGACCAAGACATGCTACAAGAGAC GAAGATTTCTTTGGTGAGCTATTTAGAATGCTCTCTGAGATGCCTGAAGTAATGGAGTTGCACCCCGTGCCTGATGCTCATGTTCCAGTAATGAAATTTAAGTTCAATGGCGTGTCCATTGACCTTCTGTATGCAAAATTGTCACTCTGGGTTATTCCTGAA GACCTAGATATCTCGCAGGACTCAATACTACAGAATGCAGATGAACAGACAGTTCGTAGTCTCAATGGTTGTAGGGTCACTGACCAAATTTTGCGTTTGGTTCCAAATATTCAG AATTTCCGCACAACTCTGAGGTGCATGAGGTTATGGGCAAAACGTCGTGGTGTTTACTCAAAT GTTGCAGGGTTTCTTGGTGGTATAAACTGGGCTTTGCTGGTTGCTCGCATATGCCAGCTATATCCCAATGCGCTGCCCAATATGTTGGTGTCTCGATTCTTCAGGGTCTATACTCAGTGGCGTTGGCCAAACCCAGTAATGCTCTGTGCAATTGAAGAAGGATCTCTTGGACTTCAAGTTTGGGATCCTAGAAGGAATCCCAAAGACAGGTTCCATTTGATGCCTATAATAACTCCTGCTTACCCGTCCATGAACTCTAGCTACAATGTATCGTCAAGTACTTTGCGTATTATGTCAGAGGAGTTTCAGAGGGGTAGTGAGATATGTGAG GCTATTGAGGCAAGCAAGACAGATTGGGATACACTTTTCGAGCCTTATGCATTCTTTGAAGCATATAAGAATTATCTACAAACAGACATCACTGCAGCAAATGCTGATGATCTAAGAAAATGGAAAGGCTGGGTTGAGTCTCGCCTTCGTCAGCTAACATTGAAG ATCGAGAGACATACCTATTACATGCTTCAGTGCCACCCACACCCAGAGGATTTTTCAGACAGGTCTAGAGCTTTCCATTGTTGTTACTTCATGGGTTTGCAGCGAAAACAAGGAGTTCCAGTGAATGAAGGTGAACAGTTTGATATGAGGTTAACTGTCAAGGAATTTAAACACAATGTGCTTATGTACTCGTTGTGGAAGCCGGGGATGGAGATCAGTGTATCTCATGTAAAACGCAGGGATATACCCAACTTCGTATTTCCTGGTGGGATTCGACCTTCCCGCCCATCTAAAGTAACTTGGGAGAGTAGGGGGAGTTCGGAACTGAAATTTTCTGGTCACGCTCAAGATAATTCTGGTGTAGGTACAGCAGTTTCAAAAGGAACAGATAATGAAAGAAAGCGAAAGCATGTGGATGATAGTTTAGAGACTAACCTGAGAAACACAAAGTGCTTAGCTGCTGTGGCTCCATCTACCAAGGAGTGTTGCCCTTCTGTCAGTGCTAGAAGCTCGACTTCTATTAAAGACGACAAAATGGATACCCACAGGGTAGAGGAATCTGGAAAAGAGAAGTCTGAGAATGATATACCAGACAGCTTGGGAAATACAACAAATGTAGTGGAGGTTTCTTCTCAGAATGGTCAACGTAATGTATCAGTGAGATGCAATTCACCTAACAAAAACCCTCCTGCTGATGATGCAACAAGCTCTAGAGAAACAGAGAAGTTGGCAATTGAGAAGATTTTGTCTGGTCCATATGGAGCCCACCAAGCTGTCCCAGAAGAACTTGATGAGCTCGAATATGATTTTGAATATAGAAATCAAGGTAAAGATATTAGAGAAAAGTTGAAAGGTGGCCATTTGGAGTCTTCAACAGAAAATACAGCAGTTGCAGTGCCAGTAACCTCTAGCACTGGATCTGCTTGTCCCAACAGTTTATATTCCAATGGGAACTCAGAGGAGCTTGAG TGGGCAGTTCTGACAGTATTTACCATTTCTCTTGGCTTGTTTTTTTCcccctattttttttcctctgcaaAGCCCACTGAACTTGTGGCGCCATTGTCAAATGTGACTCCAGCACCTGTGGTACAAGGGAAGCCACTAATCAG GTTGAGCTTCACTTCCTTGGCAAAATCTACTAACAAAAGCTTATAA